Part of the Photobacterium sp. DA100 genome is shown below.
GCCTGCTGCCATGCCTTCGTTTTCGGTAAGCCACACAAGAAATCATAGCCTGTATGCTGTTTGATGATGTGGGCTCGATGCAGCAATGGCAGCCAAGCAATATCAACATTGCTGATGCTATCCGATTTAAAGAAGCGCGATTGACCCGACAACTGTTTCTCCACCTTGGTAAAGGCGGTAACAAATTTTTCGTTACGCTGCTCAAAGGTTGCCTCGTTTTTGCTGCTCATGGTGCCACACTGGGTCATGTAATTCTTAGCACCCAGGTAACCCCAGGCTCTGTCCAGCGCGCGTTGTTCGTGGGTCACCCCTGTCTCTAGCGGGCCATACTGATCCTCAATGTATTCAATGATCGCATCAGATTCGAACAGAGCCGTACCTGAATCGGTGATAAGCAAAGGGGCTTGGCCATTCGGGGAGATATCCAAAAACCACTGGGGCTTGTCCTTGAGGCTAATGAATTCAATCTCGTAAGGAATATTGCGGGCCGCCAAGGCTGCAGTCACACGCTGGACAAACGGACAGATTTTGAAGCTAACAACTTTAAGCATGTCGAACACTCTTTGATAGTTTGTATACCCGTAAGACGGGCACCACCAGGAAAAGACGACGAAAAGACAAAAATGAACTGAAAAAAATGTTGCCCATTGCCACCCACGCTCGCAAGTGACCCTTTCAATACCTGCCGCTGTGAATAAGCATGCACCATTCAGTTATCTTCAAGGTGATTTGGCATACTGTTAATTCATCATTTATCACCCCAATGGCTCATGAGATCATTACCCGTTTGCCGCGCAGCCCTTAGCACCCCATTTCTCAGGATCCTCGATGAGCATGGTCATGATCCCTCAAAGTTTCTAAACCATTTCAGCATTGATAAAAAGACTTTGGTAAACCCGTCCCTTTACCTCCCATCACACCTTTTCGGCATACTCATAGATTCTGTAGCTCGGTCAACCAACCACAATGATATTGGTTTCTACGCAGCCCAGTACATGGATGAGGAAATACTTCACCCAAACTTGCAGAACCAGTTACTCCAAGCCGATGATCTGAGCAGCTTTCTTAATATATTGATATCTCAAAGGCACCTGCAGGGCTCACATTTACAACTATGGTTGGAATATGAGAGTAATGAACTGCGTATCTGCCATTCCAGTTCATTGGCGGAAACCAACCGCAGTTATGGGCATGCCAATGAATTCACGACCTTTTTCATCATCAACCAACTAAAGAAACGACTAGGAAGTCAATGGCAACCCAATTACTTGGCTTTTCATCACCAATGTCTCCCCAAAGCCAAAATTGTCGGGCAGACTAAAGACCAAAAAGTCATCTATGGTGCAAGAAAGAATTACGTGCCTTTGCGACTTGATATCGAACAACTCGCGCTCCCGATAAGCACCTTAAATAAAAAAAGAGAAGATGCCATGACAAGACTTACCGGGATGATTGATAACTTCT
Proteins encoded:
- a CDS encoding glutathione S-transferase family protein, whose protein sequence is MLKVVSFKICPFVQRVTAALAARNIPYEIEFISLKDKPQWFLDISPNGQAPLLITDSGTALFESDAIIEYIEDQYGPLETGVTHEQRALDRAWGYLGAKNYMTQCGTMSSKNEATFEQRNEKFVTAFTKVEKQLSGQSRFFKSDSISNVDIAWLPLLHRAHIIKQHTGYDFLCGLPKTKAWQQAVMASGLVEQTVAEDFEQHFTNFYLSDNHLKIGNELQNSATCAISSCCG
- a CDS encoding helix-turn-helix transcriptional regulator yields the protein MDEEILHPNLQNQLLQADDLSSFLNILISQRHLQGSHLQLWLEYESNELRICHSSSLAETNRSYGHANEFTTFFIINQLKKRLGSQWQPNYLAFHHQCLPKAKIVGQTKDQKVIYGARKNYVPLRLDIEQLALPISTLNKKREDAMTRLTGMIDNFWEYESFSIEFIAHLFGVSERTLQRVLLQNGTTFRDYVNKKKIHKSIQLLNQGYSIQSVAEKMRYSDPSNFSRAMKKHLNLTPKQYLQQRL